The DNA sequence ATAAGTTTTTCAATTATAAAAAAAGTGAAAACTATTTATATCATTTTATAGATCACTTATTATTAGTAGAAAACAGAGTTTATAATATTAATTTTTTGTTCAGTAATACTGAGTGTTATATATCTTGACCCACATACTAAATGTGTTGTTAACACCAGGAAGGTGAGTTGATGATAAACTCAAAGGTTCTAGCATCGGTGGCGATAGTCCTGATAATTGGAGCTGTTGCTGCAGGTTATCAGGTGAGTCAGAATTCCGAGACACTGTGGAAATTCACAAGTCCCCAGAGCAGTCATGATCAGGGCCAGCAGCAGGGGGAGTCAAGCGTCCACAGTGAATCGCCCTCAACCACATCATCACAGGGTGGCAGTGGTTCAACCTCAGGTGGGGGTTCAGGCGTGAATGTGAAGATATCCTATTCAGAGGCAAAGAGTATTGCCCAGACATATATAAAGCAGGAGGGTGCCGCTGCAGGGACACCAAGGCTCCTTAAAATGGACGGTAAACTGGTCTATGTTGTTCCCATCGAAATGGGTGGGAAAACCGTTGGAGAGATCTACATTGACCCCATGACCGGTAAAAACCTTGGAGGGGCTGGTGGTGCGCCATGATGATTAAGACAGAAACAGAGTGCTGCACAATATATTCAGAGGATGTTGAGGACGCTGTAGTCCTTGAGGGTTCTCCTGGAGTTGGCCTCATAGGCAACATACTGGGGTGGCTTCTGGTTGAGGACCTCAAGATGAGAGAGATAGGCTACATTGACTCAAAGTACTTCCCTCCCCTGGCTGTCCTCTATAAGGGCGTTGCAATACACCCCTTCAGGATATATGAGGGTGATGGGATAGTCCTCTTCCTCTCGGACTTCATCCTCCCCCCTGCAGTTGTCTATGATATGACAAATGCGATCGTGGAATGGATGGTCCGCAATAAGAGCAGGGAGCTGATAACCTTTAACAGCATGGTTGTCCGTGAAAAGTCACAGCCAGTGGCGGGTGCGGGTAACAGCCAGGAGGTCATCCAGAGACTTGCAGACCTTGGAATACCGATAGTCCCCTTCGGTAACCTCAATGGTATTTCAGGGACCCTCCTTACAAGGTGCGCTGTTAATGATATACCAGCATCATGCCTCTTTGCAGAGATCCTCAACCCCTACCCTGACCCTAGGGCAGCTGCAAGTGTCGTTGAGGTCCTGAATGAAATGCTCGGTACATCTGTTGACCCTGAGCCCCTCCTGCAGGAGGCGCAGGCCATAGAGTCACGCCTCAAGAAGCTCGCAGAGACGGTGCAGGGAGAGGCCGAGACACCCATCTACATGTAAAAGTTTATATATTAGAAAATCAAATATTTCTTTACTCTTTTGTTAGGGCCCGTAGCCTAGCCAGGATAGGGCGTCGGACTTCTAATCCGAAGGTCCCGGGTTCAAATCCCGGCGGGTCCGCTAAAAAAGGTGCAAAGGAAACGGGGCCCGTAGCCTAGCCAGGATAGGGCATCAGACTCCTAATCTGAAGGTCCCGGGTTCAAATCCCGGCGGGTCCGCTCAATATTCTAATTCTAAGAAACAATGATAGGAATTCCATTTTTTGAGACCCATGGAATAAAACAGCCCATTTTCCAGGTTCATTGAAGAAATAATGATGGATGATAATGGTACCCCAGGTTATTGATTAGATTATCTGAAGTAAGCATCAAGGGTCTCGGCAGGGAACCTTATCTCACCATACTTCCCACCACCACCGGGTATCACAATCAGTGAGCCATTGCGAAAGGCCTCCACTGCAACAGCAACACCCGTATCCAGAGCTGCAATATCCTCAAGGGGGGCATCAAGCAGCACCCGGATCTCTGTTCCAAATTCCCCCACAAGTTTCTCCCAGATTCCCTGTACAAATTTTGTGGTTACTCCCTTATCATATTTCATCCCTATGATCTCTGCAAGGGGCATCAGGTGGACGTAGGGGGGCCTGTGTGGTGGGTGGTGAGGTTCATCCCAGGTTGAGAGCTCGTATATCCTGTAATCCACACCCTTCTTGATTTTACCGCCACAGGGACACCTCATGTCCATTTCAAGCGCCTCCTCAGGACTGTAAATGCGGTAGCACCGGGTACATGCAGTCATGTGGTACTTTCCGAGGCGCGGGTCAAGTCCATAGTTCGCCCTTATCCTGCACTTACCTATGGCCCTCCTGAGGGAGGTGAAGGACACATCCTCCATCTCAAACTGATTGAACTCCCTCCCCAGCCTGTGGGGCCATGGCGAATGGGCATCGGAGTTGGTCAGGAAGGGTATGTCTGCAAGTTCGGCTATCTTATCAGCCATGTCAGTATCTGCAGAGAGGCCCAGTTCAAGAAAGTCTGGTCTTGCCCCGTAACAGTCCATGTAGCTGTCATATGACTTGTACATGCTGGTCCATGGTGTGAAGGCATGGGATGGTCCTGCCATGCCATCGTATTCATGTACAAGTTCAAGTATCTGGGCCCCGTTCATCCTCACCCTGGGCCTTCCATCTGTGGTGCTGGCTGAGGGCATCCTCCCGGCTATCTCCTCTGCAGCCTCAAGTGAGGGGAGTATCAGGAGGTGGTGGACCCTCCTTGAGTCCTCAACCTCCGCCGTTATTACGAAGCTGCACTCATCGCGCCCGTAAATCCCGTCCCCCTCATATTCAGTTGATTCAGCTATGATCTTCCGCCATCCAGGGTGAAGTGCGTCGCCTGTCCCTACAAGTTGAAGGCCCTTGAGGCGTGCCTGGGGTGCTATGTTGTCAATAACCATGTTACGGGACGTTGCCCTTGAAAAACAGCTATGGATATGCAGGTCAGCGTTTATGATCATCTGATCATCCAGAAAAAATAGGTGGTGGGGTCAGCCTATGTAACGCAGGTCCTCTTCCCCGGGTTTGAGGTTCATCCTCTCAATCATTTCCTGCTCCATCTGCTGGGCCTTTGAGATCATCTTCTTTGTCTCCTCTGCACGCTCCTCAAGTTTTTCAAGGTCCACTTCAAGTTTTGTCATCTCAAGTAGCACCTCAAGGAGTGCACGGGCGGCTTCGGCGTCTATGAAGTAGCCTGGTGTTTCACCCATGAGGCATACACCATCCATGCCCCTCAGCCTCCCCATTCCAAGGAGAAGTCCTGATGCGCCTATTATGCCTCCATCAGCGGATCTCATGATGACGCCGTGTTCCTTGAGATCCTCGACGAGTTCCATGCTGGTTGCTGCCCCATAGACCCTCGCCTTCTCAACGGGCTGCCCCGTTGCGAGGCCTCCAAGGGTGAATATCCTCCTGGCGCCGTATCCCTCAACAAAGTCGAGTATCATGCCACAGATCTCATACTGTCCCTCAGGTGAGAGTCCCTGGGTGTTGCCCACGAGTATTATGTAATCCCTCTCATCCCCGCCTGCATCCCTGAGGTAATAGAACTCATTCCTCATGGGTTCAACTATACCATCCTCATCAACCAGTACCTGTGGTGGGAATGATGGGGAGTAGAGTTCAGCAAATTTGACAGCCTCCAGTTCATCTATTATGTGATCGGCTGCCAGTTTACCACATGTCCTATTCCTGGAAGTGCCTCGATGAATATGGGGCTGGAAAGTTCAATGTCTTCCAGAACGTTTATGATTGTTTCCCTCATTTTGATTCACCACTACCTCTAGAGTAAAGCTCTCTTTTGAGTTTTCTCCGGTATGCGCCATATTTGTCCTCCGGGGAAAACTTTGGAGGATAAATAACCCCTGTTCTACCTCCGCAGTGTGGGCAGACCTCTTTCAGGGTGTACTCTCCGCATGAACGGCATCTTTTCATCTTCATGTGAGTTCACGGAGGAATTCTCCCTCTCCACCCTCTTTCTCAACGATCTCTATGCACTTCTGGGCTGCTTCCTTGAGCTGCTTCTCTGCCTTCAGGTAGTCCGTTGACTTCACGATGAGCCGGTACCTGGGGGCTCCTACCGCCTGGACTGTTATACCCTCATCCTGGGCTGATTTAAGTGCCTTCCTAATTATTTCGACGCCGTTGGGTGCGTAGGACTTGATGTCAACGTATCCGGTTATCTGGACCTCGGGGGGTGTTATGTTGCGCTTGGCAACCTCTGTGATGACGGCTGCCCAGTCCTCAGGGACTCCCTCCTCGATGAGGGACTTTTCCCCCTCCTCTGCAGCGGTTTCAAAGGCGCCGTAGAGGTCTCCGAATATGTCCATCAGTTCGTATCCAACCTCTTCATAGGCGGTGTCAAGGTCCTTTCCAAGGTCCCTTGCTGCGAGTTCAAGGAATTTCTCAGCCTTCTGTTCGATCTTCCATGCCTGGATCTTCTTTGTGCGCTGGTCCTCCCTTATCCTTTTCATTGAAACATCCACGTGTCCCTTACGGGGATTCACACGGAGGACCCTTGCAACGATCTTCTGGTTCTCCCTTACAAAGTCCCTTATGTTTTTAACCCATCCAGAGGATACCTCTGAGATGTGAATGAAAGCCTCCTTCCCTGGATACTCCTCCAGGGTGGCGAAGGCGCCGTAGTTGAGGACCTTGTGAACGGTCCCAACCACCAGTTCACCCTCTTCAGGCCATTCATTTTTTCTTCTTACCATGAAAAACACCTAGATTAATCCAGGACCTCTAGAATCTGGGCTTTGATCTTTGACTTTCCTCCTGTTGGCTCAACAAGTGTTTTACCACAGATTATGCACTGAACATATGATGCTGCCCTGTCAAAGACAACCTGCTGGTTTCCGCAGTCCAGACATTTAACACGGAGAAAGTTACCCTTGGTATTGTAGAATATCACGCCAATCACCTCTAGGCCACGTATTCAACCCTTCCAGCCCTGAAGGATTTCTTCTTTATGTGTGACTTTCCACATTCCTTGCATTTGAGCCTGAGGTCAAGTTTCTTAACGGGTTTGTTACCTGATGGGAGTGGACGTGGGTAACCCCTGTAACCGGCAGTGACACGTCTGAACTGCCTCTGACCCCACTTAAGTTCACTGGCCTTTCTCCTCTTTGATTCCAGTACCTCGTGAACGGTGTGTTTTCTACAGTTTGGACAGTAAGTTCTTCTTTCCTTAGGAATCTTCATATCTAATCACCTCGTAAGTGAAAAAGTAAGCCTTTAAAATAACTGAACTTTTTTATACTGGGTTAGTATATCTCAAATCTCTATTTATACCTTTGTATGTGACACCACCTGGTGGTTCACTGAACCTTAAACTGCTAATCCGTGTTGATCCATCAGTTTCATTGCAGAGTACCTGATCTTCAGAGAATAGGAGAGCAATCTAACCATTTTAAAGCCTGCTGCCTATGAATACCTTATCCTCCGACCCTTCTTTGCATTTATGAAGACGTTTGCATTCAGTGATGGGAGCGTGACTATGTCCTGCGGCCGGAATGGACCGTATACCTTTTCATCCACACCCATTATTCTGGCAGGTACCTCCTCAAATATCAGCACCGTTTCAATATCCTCCTCCCGCCCTTTAACCCCTTTATCGGTTTTTACGGATTTTGAGGGGTCAGCGAGAAGTTCAGGGCCATCCAGAACGTCCTTCCTGGGGGCATCATCTTTCGCCCCTGAATCCCTGGTACCGGATTCAACATCTATTGAGGGGATTATCCTCGCCCTGAATTCCCTCAGGGTTTCTACCAGTGAAAAGTAGAGCTCCTCCTCCTCTGGTGTCATGTTGAGGGGGGTTGTATCCTGGAGGTCGAACTGTGGCCTGCCATTGAAGAGGTGGTATGACCTCTGGACGTTCATGACGGCACTATCAGTTATCTTGTGCTCCCTTCTCTCGCAGATCTCCGTGGCTATCCTCTGGGTGTCCCTTATGAGGTAGTGTTCCTTGGCGAAGGGGTCATTGCCAACGGCGTCAAGGAGGTCCTCTATGTAACTGTGAACCCTCTCATAGAAGTCATCCCCCACCCTTGCAAGGCCGCTTTCAGATCTCTCCTTTTTCTGAATCCTCCTCAGTTTCTGAAAGAATTCGTCCAACCCCATTCCTCACCTTTAAGTTATTCCTCTGCCTCTATTCTTGGAGCAAGGAGGAAGCTGAGTTCACCCTCTTTGCTTGCCATCTTCAGGGTCAGTTTGAGGGGCATGTCATCTCCCAGGTTGATTATTGCTGTCTCACTGAACTTGTCTGCCTTGAGCATCTCCTTGATCTTATCAAGGGAGTATATGCTCCTTGCAGGTTTATCTATCCTTTCGCCGTGGAGGTATTCAATCTGGGCGTCTCCAAATTCTCCCTCAGCTGAGGCTATGAAACGGTCCTCATCTACACGGAAGGTTATCTTATCTGAGAATATGTCTATGTCAGCTATTGAGTCCTTGAGGAGCTGGAATGGCACCTCGAACTCATTCTCATACTCAATTTCAGGAGGACTTGGGGTTTCATATTCGATGTCGATAAGCCTTATCTTGAATGTCCTTACTGCTTCCCCTTCAAACTGGATTATCAGGTTTCCCTCGTCGGTTGAGAGTATGACCCTGTCATTTGCCTTTGCCCTCTTGAGGACCTTCATGAGTTCCTCTGTGTCCACGTTGATCCTCTCTGGTTCATCACAGACGTACTCATCGAAAAGCTCGGCCTTCAGTTCGAGGTGCACGTATGTGATGTGGGACCTGTCAAGGGCGTCCAGGCGCAGGCCTTCGGCGCTAAGCTGTATCTGAACCTCGTCAACGATGGATGATATGGCATCGAAGCTCGTCCTTAAAATGTTAGGGTCATTCAATTCTGCCTTGAACATTTTCGTCCTCCTTATCCTATATAGCTAGATATTGGGGTCATGATTTATATACTATTCCTCTTCTTCTTTCTCTTCCCCTCTTTCAGCCTTCTTCACCTGTTTATAGAACCCCTCAAGGGGTGTGCCCCCTATGATGCTATGGACCATGAAGGCCCCCACCAGCAGGAGACCCGTGAGGATGAGGAATGCTGCGATGACCGTGTTCTCGCCTGAGACCACATTGTCAACAACACGGTCAGATGACCCCATTATGGTGACGATACCTGTCAGCAAAAGCATGACACCAAGTACCATTGCACTGTACCTCAGTATATCGTCACGGTGTTCCATTATGAGGGTCACCGGAAAGCCGTGCTCTGATTCATCCTCCTGTAACTCCTCCCATACCCGGGCAAGGAAACCCCTGAGCCTTTCTGAATACCTGCCTTTCTTACCATCATCGGGGCCTTCATCAGACATCTGCTCACCATTTTTCAGTCATATTCCCTCCAGGTGTGCTTGCAGCGGGTACATCTGAAGAACCGTGTCTCTGATTCATCAGCCCTCCTTGTCTGCTGCAGCCACCAGAAGGCCTCCATGTTACCACATTTCGGGCATTCAACCCTCGTTGTTGGGAGGGTATTTACATCATCACCTGTGAATATTATGGTCTCCTTTGCCTCAACTTCCTCTGAGACGCGGTACTTGTCTTTGAGCTTATCTGTGATATCCTTCTCATAGCCACACTGACACTTAAATTTTCCCTCGGATGGAAACATTACAGCTCCGCACTTAGGACAAAACTCCATCTTCTTCCTCCTGGTCAGAGAAACTGAAACCTTTTTGATTTCTAAAGTTTTTCTACAAGGACATTTATAATAATTTTGATTGTGACTGAAGGTCATGATATGCTGCAGAATGATTTTTTAGTGGAACACGGGTGCATTCCTCATC is a window from the Methanothermobacter thermautotrophicus str. Delta H genome containing:
- a CDS encoding PepSY domain-containing protein: MINSKVLASVAIVLIIGAVAAGYQVSQNSETLWKFTSPQSSHDQGQQQGESSVHSESPSTTSSQGGSGSTSGGGSGVNVKISYSEAKSIAQTYIKQEGAAAGTPRLLKMDGKLVYVVPIEMGGKTVGEIYIDPMTGKNLGGAGGAP
- a CDS encoding proteasome assembly chaperone family protein; this encodes MIKTETECCTIYSEDVEDAVVLEGSPGVGLIGNILGWLLVEDLKMREIGYIDSKYFPPLAVLYKGVAIHPFRIYEGDGIVLFLSDFILPPAVVYDMTNAIVEWMVRNKSRELITFNSMVVREKSQPVAGAGNSQEVIQRLADLGIPIVPFGNLNGISGTLLTRCAVNDIPASCLFAEILNPYPDPRAAASVVEVLNEMLGTSVDPEPLLQEAQAIESRLKKLAETVQGEAETPIYM
- a CDS encoding TIGR00375 family protein, which produces MIINADLHIHSCFSRATSRNMVIDNIAPQARLKGLQLVGTGDALHPGWRKIIAESTEYEGDGIYGRDECSFVITAEVEDSRRVHHLLILPSLEAAEEIAGRMPSASTTDGRPRVRMNGAQILELVHEYDGMAGPSHAFTPWTSMYKSYDSYMDCYGARPDFLELGLSADTDMADKIAELADIPFLTNSDAHSPWPHRLGREFNQFEMEDVSFTSLRRAIGKCRIRANYGLDPRLGKYHMTACTRCYRIYSPEEALEMDMRCPCGGKIKKGVDYRIYELSTWDEPHHPPHRPPYVHLMPLAEIIGMKYDKGVTTKFVQGIWEKLVGEFGTEIRVLLDAPLEDIAALDTGVAVAVEAFRNGSLIVIPGGGGKYGEIRFPAETLDAYFR
- a CDS encoding RNA-protein complex protein Nop10, with translation MKMKRCRSCGEYTLKEVCPHCGGRTGVIYPPKFSPEDKYGAYRRKLKRELYSRGSGESK
- a CDS encoding translation initiation factor IF-2 subunit alpha, which gives rise to MVRRKNEWPEEGELVVGTVHKVLNYGAFATLEEYPGKEAFIHISEVSSGWVKNIRDFVRENQKIVARVLRVNPRKGHVDVSMKRIREDQRTKKIQAWKIEQKAEKFLELAARDLGKDLDTAYEEVGYELMDIFGDLYGAFETAAEEGEKSLIEEGVPEDWAAVITEVAKRNITPPEVQITGYVDIKSYAPNGVEIIRKALKSAQDEGITVQAVGAPRYRLIVKSTDYLKAEKQLKEAAQKCIEIVEKEGGEGEFLRELT
- a CDS encoding 30S ribosomal protein S27e gives rise to the protein MIGVIFYNTKGNFLRVKCLDCGNQQVVFDRAASYVQCIICGKTLVEPTGGKSKIKAQILEVLD
- a CDS encoding 50S ribosomal protein L44e, yielding MKIPKERRTYCPNCRKHTVHEVLESKRRKASELKWGQRQFRRVTAGYRGYPRPLPSGNKPVKKLDLRLKCKECGKSHIKKKSFRAGRVEYVA
- the pcn gene encoding proliferating cell nuclear antigen (pcna): MFKAELNDPNILRTSFDAISSIVDEVQIQLSAEGLRLDALDRSHITYVHLELKAELFDEYVCDEPERINVDTEELMKVLKRAKANDRVILSTDEGNLIIQFEGEAVRTFKIRLIDIEYETPSPPEIEYENEFEVPFQLLKDSIADIDIFSDKITFRVDEDRFIASAEGEFGDAQIEYLHGERIDKPARSIYSLDKIKEMLKADKFSETAIINLGDDMPLKLTLKMASKEGELSFLLAPRIEAEE
- a CDS encoding transcription factor S, with the protein product MEFCPKCGAVMFPSEGKFKCQCGYEKDITDKLKDKYRVSEEVEAKETIIFTGDDVNTLPTTRVECPKCGNMEAFWWLQQTRRADESETRFFRCTRCKHTWREYD